The proteins below are encoded in one region of Limnochorda pilosa:
- a CDS encoding rhodanese-like domain-containing protein — MQGFAVRRQMLSRLGVASFVLLLGGLLLARGASAQAFQMISAQDLRSLIDGPEAPVVLDVRLADEVSVLGKIPEATVVSLNDLMLQVSSVVPDQGATVVIYAASDATAKMAALALTQLLGYTDVRFLEGGFDAWDLSGYPVEPWEGPQAAPIPGGC, encoded by the coding sequence ATGCAAGGATTCGCAGTGCGGCGGCAGATGTTGAGCCGTCTGGGCGTCGCATCCTTCGTGCTGTTGCTGGGAGGCCTCCTCCTGGCGCGGGGGGCATCGGCGCAAGCTTTTCAGATGATCTCGGCCCAAGATCTGAGGTCGCTGATCGATGGGCCCGAGGCTCCGGTCGTGTTGGACGTACGGCTGGCCGACGAGGTTTCGGTACTGGGCAAGATCCCGGAGGCGACGGTCGTCTCCCTGAACGACCTCATGCTTCAAGTGTCCTCCGTTGTGCCCGACCAGGGCGCAACTGTCGTCATCTACGCGGCAAGCGACGCCACGGCGAAGATGGCCGCGTTGGCCCTCACCCAACTCCTCGGTTACACCGACGTACGGTTTCTCGAGGGAGGCTTCGACGCCTGGGACCTATCGGGATACCCCGTGGAACCGTGGGAGGGTCCTCAGGCGGCACCCATTCCCGGAGGCTGCTAA